One genomic region from Xyrauchen texanus isolate HMW12.3.18 chromosome 16, RBS_HiC_50CHRs, whole genome shotgun sequence encodes:
- the LOC127656868 gene encoding YTH domain-containing family protein 2: protein MSVSSLLEQRPKGQANKVQNGAVTQKDTLNDDEFEPYLNAQPRQSNAYTAMSDSYMPSYYSPSIGFTYSLNEAAWSTGGDPPMPYLASYGQLSNGEHHFLPDAMFGQSGTLGSNPFLGQHGFNFFPSGIDFSAWGNSSSQGQSTQSSGYSSSYAYAPSTLGGAMIDGQSPFAANEPLNKAVGMNSLDQGMAGLKIGAGDMTPKVVGSGLPGGPLSQVSAAPTMPPSSMAPAKAASWADIASKPAKPQPKLKTKGGLGGTNLPPPPIKHNMDIGTWDNKGTVPKPAAPQQASVPTNGQPASQSSPQPGATAGGVPQLPLTNGQLVPPPGQLGQHPLPPNGQPGAVPPPLSQGPPAPQNSQPTRWVPPRNRANGFGDAAGGPGQSPPSSGMGGVAVPAEPHPVLEKLRMVNNYNPKDFDWNPKHGRVFIIKSYSEDDIHRSIKYNIWCSTEHGNKRLDAAYRSLANKGPLYLLFSVNGSGHFCGVAEMRSPVDYNTCAGVWSQDKWKGRFDVRWIFVKDVPNSQLRHIRLENNENKPVTNSRDTQEVPLDKARQVLKIIASYKHTTSIFDDFSHYEKRQEEEESVKKVEVQGSDPYANNSSRSHYRMQDRQGRVK from the exons ATGTCAGTCAGCAGCCTTCTGGAGCAG AGACCGAAAGGCCAAGCAAATAAGG TGCAAAACGGAGCTGTTACTCAAAAGGATACTTTGAACGATGATGAGTTCGAGCCTTACCTGAATGCTCAACCCAGACAG AGCAATGCCTATACGGCCATGTCCGACTCCTACATGCCCAGTTACTACAGTCCCTCTATAGGCTTTACCTATTCTCTTAACGAAGCGGCATGGTCTACAGGTGGTGACCCTCCGATGCCTTACCTGGCCTCCTATGGACAACTTAGCAATGGCGAGCACCACTTTCTCCCAGACGCCATGTTTGGCCAGTCGGGGACACTTGGGAGCAACCCTTTCCTGGGACAGCATGGCTTCAACTTTTTCCCTAGTGGGATTGACTTCTCTGCCTGGGGAAACAGCAGCTCTCAGGGACAGTCCACACAGAGCTCcggttacagcagcagttatgCCTATGCTCCTAGCACGCTAGGAGGTGCCATGATTGATGGACAGTCACCCTTTGCAGCCAATGAGCCACTCAACAAGGCTGTGGGAATGAATAGTTTAGATCAGGGCATGGCGGGGCTTAAGATTGGGGCTGGGGACATGACACCCAAAGTTGTTGGTTCTGGACTCCCTGGAGGACCTCTGAGTCAGGTGTCTGCAGCTCCCACCATGCCTCCATCCTCCATGGCTCCGGCAAAAGCTGCATCTTGGGCGGACATTGCCAGCAAGCCGGCCAAACCTCAGCCTAAGCTGAAAACCAAGGGAGGGCTTGGCGGGACAAATCTGCCACCACCTCCAATCAAACATAATATGGATATTGGGACTTGGGACAACAAGGGTACAGTGCCGAAACCAGCAGCACCTCAGCAGGCTTCCGTGCCCACTAATGGACAGCCAGCCAGTCAGTCATCTCCACAACCTGGGGCTACTGCTGGAGGGGTGCCACAACTGCCCCTCACCAATGGACAGCTGGTTCCTCCTCCTGGTCAACTTGGGCAGCACCCCCTTCCACCTAATGGGCAGCCGGGAGCTGTCCCGCCACCTCTGTCCCAGGGCCCTCCTGCTCCCCAAAACTCCCAACCAACCCGTTGGGTCCCCCCACGTAACCGTGCCAACGGCTTTGGGGATGCAGCGGGTGGGCCTGGCCAATCCCCTCCCAGTTCAGGAATGGGTGGAGTTGCTGTGCCAGCAGAGCCCCACCCAGTTCTGGAGAAACTTCGAATGGTGAACAACTACAATCCCAAGGACTTTGACTGGAACCCCAAGCATGGTCGTGTCTTCATAATCAAGAGCTACTCGGAGGACGACATCCATCGCTCCATTAAGTACAATATCTGGTGCAGCACGGAACATGGCAATAAGCGTCTGGACGCTGCGTACCGTTCACTGGCCAACAAAGGGCCCCTTTACCTGCTCTTCAGCGTGAACGGTAGTGGGCACTTCTGTGGTGTGGCCGAGATGCGCTCGCCTGTGGACTACAACACCTGTGCAGGCGTGTGGTCACAGGACAAGTGGAAGGGACGTTTTGATGTGCGCTGGATCTTTGTGAAGGACGTTCCAAACAGCCAACTGAGGCACATTCGTCTGGAAAACAATGAGAATAAGCCAGTCACCAACTCCCGTGACACGCAGGAGGTTCCATTGGATAAGGCGCGGCAGGTGTTGAAGATCATCGCAAGTTACAAGCACACCACCTCCATTTTTGACGACTTCTCACACTATGAGAAACGTCAGGAAGAGGAGGAGAGTGTGAAAAAG GTGGAGGTTCAGGGGAGTGACCCATACGCCAATAACTCCAGTCGGAGCCACTACAGAATGCAG GATCGCCAAGGACGTGTGAAGTAA